One genomic window of Candidatus Didemnitutus sp. includes the following:
- a CDS encoding type-F conjugative transfer system secretin TraK, producing MLKSLSLFIVLASALAAQTIREAPLDPKQAVDLAVSREVTTVMFPGPITAVAGADMLIEGGKQSVEVEEGTPLRFHVSHAPGSNFILVRSLQPDAAARLTAIYDGSAYVLNLRTVAADSTASVIFQPAAQVAAVRVETPPEPVKFSPRIGLSLLDRARAYPVLAKSLPKAVEGVTLRAQNRKIELPDVEVTVQEVYRFSKEDAVVFLLRLKNTTDRTLDLAPSTLAARVANEKFEQSIANGPRSLAPGESADAEFAVVGMPDGTRNDLSADNAFTILVNTSRREAVATTEPTAPAATEAPKS from the coding sequence ATGCTAAAATCCCTCTCACTCTTCATCGTCTTGGCCTCGGCGCTCGCGGCGCAAACGATTCGCGAGGCCCCGCTTGATCCGAAGCAGGCGGTGGACCTGGCGGTGTCCCGCGAGGTCACCACCGTCATGTTCCCCGGTCCTATCACCGCCGTGGCGGGAGCTGACATGTTGATCGAGGGTGGTAAGCAATCGGTGGAGGTGGAGGAAGGGACGCCCCTGCGTTTCCATGTCTCCCATGCCCCGGGATCGAACTTCATCCTCGTCCGCAGTCTCCAGCCGGACGCCGCCGCGAGACTGACCGCGATCTACGATGGCTCGGCCTACGTGCTCAACCTCCGCACGGTCGCGGCAGATTCAACCGCGAGCGTGATTTTCCAGCCTGCGGCGCAGGTGGCGGCGGTCCGCGTCGAGACTCCGCCGGAGCCGGTGAAGTTTTCGCCCCGCATCGGACTCAGCCTGCTGGATCGGGCGCGGGCCTATCCCGTGTTGGCGAAGTCGCTGCCGAAGGCAGTCGAGGGCGTCACGCTCCGGGCGCAGAATCGAAAGATCGAATTGCCCGACGTGGAGGTGACCGTGCAGGAGGTCTATCGCTTCTCCAAGGAGGACGCGGTGGTCTTCTTGCTGCGGCTGAAGAATACCACGGACCGAACCCTCGATCTTGCCCCGAGCACGTTGGCGGCCCGGGTCGCCAACGAGAAATTCGAGCAGTCCATCGCCAACGGCCCGCGCAGCCTCGCTCCAGGCGAGAGCGCCGATGCGGAGTTCGCCGTCGTCGGCATGCCGGACGGCACGCGCAACGATCTCAGCGCGGACAATGCGTTCACCATTCTGGTCAACACCTCGCGACGTGAGGCCGTCGCGACAACAGAGCCCACGGCACCGGCAGCAACGGAGGCACCGAAGTCATGA
- a CDS encoding ATP-dependent Clp protease ATP-binding subunit — translation MSIAAEHLEKLRTLPDRLKAVLTGQDVAIDLVAERLQHGELGLTVPGRPKASFLFLGPTGVGKTELTLRFTEDLLGPDRVVRLDMSEYQTADRLGLLLGTADEPGRIAEGFDACAGSGTLLFDEIEKAHPRVLDVLLQLLDAARLTTGRNRVLDFSAWYVVLTSNIGAQRIMTLRKSKYETMERLVRQDAQRELRPEIFARITLTVVFNRLDYEAQCAIAAGLVEKECRTLAGLGYRVSPEPSVQGIVVSRGYHERLGARPMRDAAELLVRNALARELLRGGDGSGRLLPHSDGMKLHLNPAAS, via the coding sequence ATGAGCATCGCCGCCGAACACCTCGAAAAACTCCGGACCTTGCCGGATCGCCTCAAGGCGGTGCTCACGGGACAGGATGTTGCCATCGATTTGGTCGCCGAGCGGCTGCAACACGGTGAGCTTGGCCTCACCGTGCCCGGCCGGCCAAAAGCGAGCTTCCTGTTTCTCGGCCCGACCGGCGTCGGCAAGACGGAGCTGACGCTGCGCTTCACGGAAGATCTGCTTGGCCCGGATCGCGTCGTCCGTCTCGACATGTCTGAATACCAGACGGCAGATCGTCTCGGACTTTTGCTCGGGACGGCGGACGAACCAGGCCGGATCGCAGAGGGATTCGATGCGTGTGCTGGCTCCGGCACACTGCTCTTCGATGAAATCGAAAAGGCTCATCCGCGCGTCTTGGACGTCCTGCTCCAATTGCTCGATGCCGCCCGGCTGACGACGGGCCGGAACCGTGTGCTGGATTTCTCGGCGTGGTATGTGGTGCTCACGAGCAATATTGGGGCGCAGCGGATCATGACGCTTCGGAAGTCGAAATATGAGACGATGGAGCGCCTCGTGCGGCAGGATGCCCAGCGGGAACTGCGGCCGGAAATCTTTGCCCGCATCACGCTGACCGTGGTGTTCAACAGACTCGACTACGAGGCGCAGTGCGCCATCGCCGCCGGACTGGTGGAAAAGGAGTGTCGGACGTTGGCCGGGCTGGGTTATCGGGTTTCCCCGGAACCATCTGTGCAAGGAATTGTCGTTAGTCGCGGGTATCACGAGCGGCTTGGGGCCAGGCCGATGCGTGATGCCGCCGAGCTTCTGGTTCGGAACGCGCTCGCTCGCGAATTACTGCGCGGGGGCGACGGCTCAGGCCGTCTGCTGCCGCATTCGGATGGAATGAAACTGCACCTGAACCCTGCCGCCTCATAG
- a CDS encoding response regulator transcription factor — protein sequence MLPKTATPRIVVLKGDKLYGELISRHIKDLWRNADVRVFQLGFDALDSIQAQVPDLFITGVKIDDMDGLEHLEPFIETALPILVLTSRKEARTFDLLRSIRYDGLYDGHAEGMENLPTALQQVIQRRLYVSPTMLPNLKRPKNITLDALTEKEQMVLSVIGDGSDDHQAAERLRLSPYTVNTHRKAIMAKLKLHHKGQLMLYALQNGYIWVSAQRIHYPGFQRSLQAAAGAAKVAPTERASA from the coding sequence ATGCTGCCCAAAACCGCCACGCCACGCATCGTGGTTCTGAAGGGCGATAAACTTTACGGTGAGCTGATCAGCCGCCACATCAAAGACCTCTGGCGGAATGCGGATGTGCGTGTATTTCAACTCGGGTTCGACGCCCTCGATTCCATTCAGGCGCAGGTGCCGGATCTTTTTATCACCGGCGTGAAGATCGATGACATGGACGGCTTGGAGCACCTTGAGCCGTTCATCGAAACGGCGTTGCCGATCCTCGTGCTCACCTCGCGCAAGGAAGCCCGCACCTTCGATCTGCTGCGGAGCATCCGCTACGATGGGCTTTACGACGGACACGCGGAGGGCATGGAGAATCTGCCGACCGCGCTGCAACAGGTGATCCAACGCCGGCTCTACGTGAGTCCGACGATGCTACCGAATCTGAAACGCCCCAAGAACATCACGCTCGATGCGCTCACCGAGAAAGAGCAAATGGTGCTCTCGGTCATCGGCGACGGCTCCGATGATCATCAGGCGGCGGAACGGCTCAGGCTTTCGCCCTACACCGTGAACACTCACCGGAAGGCGATCATGGCGAAACTGAAACTGCACCATAAAGGGCAGCTCATGTTGTATGCGCTTCAGAATGGGTATATCTGGGTGTCGGCACAGCGCATTCATTATCCCGGATTCCAGCGCAGTCTCCAGGCGGCCGCAGGCGCGGCGAAAGTCGCACCGACGGAGCGCGCCAGTGCGTGA